Proteins from a genomic interval of Rattus norvegicus strain BN/NHsdMcwi chromosome 2, GRCr8, whole genome shotgun sequence:
- the Selenbp1 gene encoding methanethiol oxidase: MATKCTKCGPGYATPLEAMKGPREEIVYLPCIYRNTGIEAPDYLATVDVDPKSPHYSQVIHRLPMPHLKDELHHSGWNTCSSCFGDSTKSRDKLILPSIISSRIYVVDVGSEPRAPKLHKVIEPNEIHAKCNLGNLHTSHCLASGEVMISSLGDPQGNGKGGFVLLDGETFEVKGTWEKPGGEAPMGYDFWYQPRHNIMVSTEWAAPNVFKDGFNPAHVEAGLYGSHIHVWDWQRHEIIQTLQMKDGLIPLEIRFLHDPDATQGFVGCALSSNIQRFYKNEGGTWSVEKVIQVPSKKVKGWMLPEMPGLITDILLSLDDRFLYFSNWLHGDIRQYDISNPKKPRLTGQIFLGGSIVKGGSVQVLEDQELTCQPEPLVVKGKRVPGGPQMIQLSLDGKRLYVTTSLYSAWDKQFYPNLIREGSVMLQIDVDTANGGLKLNPNFLVDFGKEPLGPALAHELRYPGGDCSSDIWI; encoded by the exons ATGG CTACAAAATGCACAAAGTGTGGTCCAGGTTATGCGACCCCTCTGGAGGCCATGAAAG GACCCCGAGAGGAGATTGTCTACTTGCCCTGCATTTACCGAAACACAGGCATTGAAGCCCCGGATTATTTGGCCACAGTGGATGTTGACCCCAAGTCTCCCCATTATAGCCAG GTCATCCATAGGCTGCCCATGCCCCACCTGAAGGACGAGCTGCACCACTCAGGGTGGAACACCTGCAGTAGCTGCTTTGGGGACAGCACCAAGTCACGCGACAAGCTGATACTGCCCAGCATCATCTCCTCCCGCATCTATGTGGTGGATGTGGGCTCTGAGCCTCGTGCCCCGAAGTTGCACAAG GTCATTGAGCCCAATGAAATCCATGCCAAGTGCAACCTGGGCAATCTGCACACCAGCCACTGCCTGGCCAGCGGAGAGGTGATGATCAGCTCCTTGGGGGATCCCCAGGGGAATGGCAAAG GGGGTTTTGTGCTGCTGGATGGGGAGACCTTCGAGGTGAAAGGGACGTGGGAGAAGCCTGGGGGTGAAGCTCCAATGGGCTATGACTTCTGGTACCAGCCTCGACACAACATCATGGTCAGCACTGAATGGGCAGCTCCCAATGTCTTCAAAGATGGCTTCAACCCTGCTCATGTGGAGGCTG GGCTGTATGGGAGCCACATACATGTGTGGGACTGGCAGCGACATGAGATTATCCAGACCCTGCAAATGAAAGATGGGCTGATCCCCCTGGAGATCCGCTTCCTGCACGACCCAGATGCCACCCAGGGCTTTGTAGGCTGCGCCCTCAGCTCCAACATCCAGCGCTTCTACAAGAATGAG GGAGGCACCTGGTCAGTGGAGAAGGTGATCCAGGTGCCCTCCAAGAAAGTGAAGGGCTGGATGTTGCCAGAAATGCCTG GTTTGATCACCGACATCTTGCTGTCCCTGGATGACCGCTTCCTCTACTTCAGCAACTGGCTGCACGGGGACATTCGGCAGTATGACATCTCTAACCCGAAGAAGCCTCGCCTCACTGGGCAG ATCTTCCTTGGGGGCAGCATTGTTAAAGGAGGCTCTGTACAAGTGCTGGAGGACCAAGAGCTAACGTGTCAGCCGGAGCCCCTAGTGGTCAAG GGAAAACGAGTTCCTGGAGGTCCTCAGATGATCCAGCTCAGCTTAGATGGGAAGCGTCTTTACGTCACTACATCACTGTACAGCGCCTGGGACAAGCAGTTTTACCCTAATCTCATTAG GGAAGGCTCTGTGATGCTGCAAATTGATGTAGATACAGCAAATGGAGGGCTGAAGTTGAACCCCAACTTTCTGGTGGACTTTGGGAAAGAGCCTCTTGGGCCAGCACTGGCTCATGAGCTTCGTTACCCAGGGGGTGATTGCAGTTCTGACATCTGGATCTGA